The proteins below are encoded in one region of Cololabis saira isolate AMF1-May2022 chromosome 11, fColSai1.1, whole genome shotgun sequence:
- the LOC133454956 gene encoding guanine nucleotide-binding protein subunit alpha-14-like — MEDCCKSAEEQDRLRIHREIERQLRRDKNDFHRELKLLLLGAGESGKSTFIKQMRIIHGKGYSDADKKSFTRLVFQNIITAIKALIEAMKTLEIPFVDDQNINLAQKLSQTEETHLSVLEPWQVDAIKRVWSDHGIQTVYDRRREFQLSDSAKYYLSDMDRISASVYIPTLQDILRVRVPTTGIIEYPFDLSKVIFRMVDVGGQRSERKKWIHCFENVTSIIFLAALSEYDQSLYESKTDNRLNESLALFKTILSYRWFEESSTILFLNKTDLLVEKIAQSHLATYFPEYTGPRGDAESAKKFILKMYVERHSGRHKPLYNHFTCATDTENIRVVFKAVKDTLLRDNLERFNLE, encoded by the exons ATGGAGGATTGCTGCAAGTCTGCTGAGGAGCAGGACAGACTGAGGATCCacagagagatagagagacaaCTCCGCCGGGATAAGAATGACTTTCACCGGGAACTCAAACTACTCCTCTTAG GGGCTGGTGAAAGTGGGAAAAGCACCTTCATCAAACAGATGCGGATCATCCACGGCAAGGGATACAGTGACGCGGACAAGAAAAGTTTCACCCGGCTGGTGTTTCAGAACATCATCACAGCCATCAAGGCGCTCATCGAGGCCATGAAGACTCTCGAGATCCCCTTTGTCGATGACCAAAACATC AACCTTGCACAGAAGTTGAGCCAAACGGAGGAAACCCACCTCTCGGTCCTGGAGCCCTGGCAGGTGGACGCCATTAAAAGAGTTTGGAGTGACCACGGCATCCAAACGGTCTACGACCGCAGGAGGGAGTTCCAGCTGTCAGACTCTGCCAAATA CTACCTGAGTGACATGGACAGAATCTCTGCGTCGGTTTACATCCCCACCCTGCAGGACATCTTGAGGGTCAGGGTCCCCACCACAGGCATCATCGAGTACCCCTTCGACCTGTCAAAGGTCATCTTCAG GATGGTGGATGTGGGGGGGCAGCGTTCAGAGAGGAAGAAATGGATCCACTGTTTCGAGAATGTCACCTCTATCATATTCCTGGCGGCCCTCAGCGAGTACGATCAGAGCCTCTACGAAAGCAAAACTGAT AACCGACTAAACGAGAGCCTGGCGCTGTTCAAGACGATCCTCTCGTACCGCTGGTTTGAAGAGTCCTCCACCATCCTCTTTCTGAACAAGACGGATCTGCTGGTGGAGAAAATAGCCCAGTCGCATTTGGCAACCTACTTCCCAGAATACACCG GGCCTCGAGGTGATGCTGAGTCAGCCAAAAAGTTCATCCTGAAGATGTACGTGGAGCGGCACAGCGGGCGCCATAAACCGCTCTACAACCACTTCACCTGCGCCACGGACACAGAGAATATCCGCGTCGTCTTCAAAGCGGTCAAGGACACGCTCCTCCGAGACAACCTTGAGAGGTTCAACCTGGAGTGA